The DNA segment TTGATCAGGTCGGGCTTGTTGTTGGAATCCTGGGGATACGAGGCTACTCCCAGGCTGACCGTCACCGGCAGTTCCCCGGCGGTGGTGGAGAATTTTTCGTTCCCGATGGCCTGCCTCAAACCTTCGGCCAGGACCTCGGCCTCCTTGTCGGTCCTGCCCGGCCACACCGCTATGAACTCCTCTCCGCCGTAGCGGGCCACAAAATCATATTTGGAGGTGTTGGCCTTCAGCCGGGCCGCCACTTCCTTAAGCACCGCGTCGCCGATGGGGTGCCCGTAATTGTCGTTAAGCTTCTTGAAAAAGTCGATGTCGAAAAGCGCCACCCCCACCGGCTTGCCATCTGACTTGGCCAGGGTCTCGGCCAGGTAATCCTGGAAGCGGCGGTGGTTGGCCAGCCCCGTCAGCCCGTCGCGGATGGCCATCTGCTCCTTCTCTTGGTAGAGGGCCGCGCTGCGCAGGGCCAGCGAGAACTGGCTCAGCAGGATGTGCAGTGTCTCGGCTTCGGCCTCAAAGGCGTAGGGTTTCCGGCTTTCCAGCACCAGGATGTAATGGCAGACCCCTTCGTAGGTCAGGGGAGCGGCCAGCACCGAGCGGAAGCCGTGGTCCTGCCTCTCCTCCCGGCTGAACCGGAACAGGCCCAGCGAGCGGCGGTAAAAATCGTCCACCTTGCGCCATTCCAGGATGCGCACAGCCTGTTCGCATAAGGTGCCGGAGATGTCCAGTTCCGTCCCCGGGGCCGGGAACCCGGCGGCGGCCGGCTCGGCCAGCAGCACCCGGCAGACATCGCCGGACTCCGGCGCCTGCAGCAGAACCAGGTGTTCGCAGGACACCAGCTCGGGGATCAGTTTTCCCATGATCTCTATCACCTCGTCCACCCTCAGCCGGTTGGCCATCTGTTCCAGGTAGCGGTTCCATTCCTTAAGCCGCTCCCCCTCCAGTCCCAGGGCCGAATGGCTCTGGTGCAGGATCATCAGCCGGGCCGCCTCCTCGGCGAAGCCCGCCAGCAGGGCCTTGGAGGATTCGTTGAAATGGTTCTCCTCCTCGCTGTCGGCCACCGCGATCCCCTCCACCCGGTTCTCCATGATGATGGGCACGGCCAAAAGGGATTTGAGCGGCTCGGACTTGGCGTAGTATCCCAGGTCCTTGGAATCCTTTGAGAACACCGGATAGAGCAGTGCCTGTTTCTCCTTGACCACCCAGCCCAAAATGCCCTTCTGGGCGTCCAGAGCCGCTTCCTTGATGATCTCGGCGCTGTAGCTGCGGCAGGCCGCCAGTTTAAGATAATTGGCCGAAGGGTCCAGCCGGAAAAAGGCGGCCGTCTTGGCGCCCAGGCTGGCGTGCATCAGCGAGGCCAGGGACTGCAAGTCGTGCTTTAGTTCTGACGATGGGGCCACGGCCTCCCGCTCCGGTTCATCCTCCTGGTTTTGGGCCGGCGAAAAACTGCGCTTCAGCAAAAGCCTGCCCACTGTAAAAGCCGAGGCCAGGAACAGCAGCAGCCCGCCCAGCCGGTACAGGGCCGGTCCCGGGATCATCTGGTGGAACCAAGCGGATCCGCCCTCGGTCAGCAGCAGGACGGCCGGGGCCAGGAACTGCCATTTCTCCTCGGCCCGGTAGAGAGAGAGCAGGGTAAGAAGCAGGTATGTGAACAACCAGGGTGAGTTCAAGCCCCCGGTTTGCTGCACGGCCATGACGGTGACGGCTGTCAGCAGCAGCAGGGTCCACAGCTGCCAGCGCTGGCGGCTCTCCCGGCTGACGGTCCGCCAGATCAGGGTCGCGTAGACCGCCGCCAGGATCACGGCCCAAAGGATCCCGGGAGTGGCCGGCCAGGCCGCCGGCTCGGGATCGTTGGTCCGGTAAAAGGCCCCGGTGATGGCCACGGCGATAAGGGCGCCGGCTATTATCAGAAGCCCGATCTTTAGTGGATTTGTTTTTTGTTTTTTCATTGGTAAAGATCAGTAAGATTATTTAAGCCACAAAGCGGTGCACTGAGTTTATCGAAGTGGCACAAAGACACAAAGTACAAATTATAACTCATTTGACTAATGCAAACCAAACCAGTCCGGCCAGTCCCGCCGCCCAGCAGTAATAGGCAAAATATTCCAGCCGGCCTTTTTTGACAAGATGCAGCATTACCTTGATGGCCCAGTAACCTGATAATGCTGCGGCAATGGCCCCCACTGTAATCATCAGCAGCTCGGAGGACGGCAGACCGGTCTCCAGCATGTCCTTCAGTTTGACCACCCCGGCCCCCAGAATGATGGGAATGGACAAAAGGAACGAGAACTCGGCCGCCTTCTCCTGTTTCATCCTGGTGAAGATCCCGGCGGCAATGGTGCTGCCCGAGCGCGACACTCCCGGCAGTATGGCCACCGCCTGGGCCAGGCCGATGACCAGGGCCCGCCACCAGTTGATCTTCCCTTCGTGGCTTTTTACAAAGCGGGTCAAAAACAGGATGGTCCCGGTGACCAGCAGAAAGGCCGAAACCGCGATGGGGCTGGCAAAGGCCTGCTCAATGACGTCGTCGAACTTGTAGCCGATGAAGGCCGCCGGGATGGTGGCCAGGATCAGCAGCAACGAGAGTTTTAAATTCTCGTCGGTGAAGTGCCAGCCCTTCTGGTAATACATCCGTCCCGTGAAGACCGACTTGATCAGTTTCCAGACCTTGAGGCGAAAGAAGACCAGCACCGCCAGCAGAGTCCCCAGGTGCACGAAGACCTCGAACCTCAGATTGTCGCCGGACAATCCGAACAGTCTTTCGGCCAGGGCCAGGTGCCCGGAACTGGACACCGGCAGGAACTCGGTCAGCCCCTGGATCAACCCCAGTATCAATGCTTGGAAGATAGACATAATCTTAGATCAATTGTGATGTATTTAATTTTGATTTCTGCCTTTTGATTTTTGCCTTCGGTCACAGTCCCAGGCTGATGGCCATTATCCCCACCAGCATCATTATCTTCATGAAAAAGCTTATCCGGGCCAGATCCTCGTCCCGGGGAACGGTCAAAAGCTTCATGATCATCATGGCCAGCATCAGGTCCACTCCCAGGATCACGGCCAGCAGGTAACGGATGTTGTAAATGCCCAGCAGATAAGGGACCGGGGTCAGGGTTATCAGGACCATCAGCACCGCCGCCGCCAGTTTAAGTGACCTCTCCGCCCCCCAGGTTATGGGCAGGGTCCTGGCGCCCTGCGACAGGTCCCCGCTCCGGTCCTGAACGTCCTTGATGATCTCCCGTGACAGGTGCATCAGAAAAGCGAACCCGGCCGGGAAAAGTGAGATCCCAATATTATCCACTGTCAGCCCGCCGTAGACAAAGGCCAGGCCGCAGACCAGCGCCACAGCCAGATTTCCGGCCAGCCCCATCCTTTTGCCCCGGGCGGCGTAGAGCCATAGCAGGATGGAGACCGCCAGGGCCAGCGCCAAAGGTTTGATGCCGATGAAATACGCCAGGGCCAGACCCAAAATGATTTCAGCTGATCCCAGATAAACTGCTGTTATAGGTTGAAGTAAACCGGATGGCAATGGCCTTTGGGGGCGGTTGACCTTGTCGATCTCAAGATCGTAATAATCGTTGAGGCTGTTGCCCCCGGAAGCTATCAGCATGGCCGAAACTGCCGCCAGAACGATGTCCCAGGCATGCGCCCTGATCCCATAGCCCGAGGTGCCCACCAGCACCGAAAGTCCGGTGATGGCCACGTTCCCGGGACGGGAAAGTTTTATGGCGGCGGTTATCTTATTTAGCACGTTTTATTTGAAAGGATTAACATGATTCCAAATGATTTTATTTAACTGATTACTCCAAAGACTTTTCGATAATCAGGTACCAACCCCGGTTGTCGCGTTAAAACGATCAGTGAGCATCGCAGTTGATGGCGGAAAAAGCTTGTCTGGCCTGTTTGAGGGCTTGACCAAAGCCCGAGTTCAGACAAGCCCGTCAGCAACGAGAAGCGCAACGCTCGGAGAGTTTTAAGCGACGAGCTTTTTCTTTTGGTTCTTTGCTTTTTGGCGTTACAAAAAGAAAAGAACACGTCATCAGTAATCCAGCTTTAAACTTATCTCCGCTCCCCGGTCATTGAACCCCAGTCCCGGCAAGTTGCCGGGATCTTTGGTATAAGCCAGCCAGAACTTGGCGTCAAAGACCATCCAATGCCATGGCTGCCAGCTGAAGTACAACGCGCCCAGATCACGCCTCTGTATGGTGCCGGTCAAAAAACCAGTGCTTAAGGCTACCGTGTCGCTGCCCAGAACACCCCCAGTGGTAAAGGGGTCGCCGTCAACGTAAATGATCTGGTTCCCGTAGATCAGGCTGTCAGAGATACTTCCCTGGCCGTGCCGTTCCAGCGTGTACTCCAGACCCAGGTTGAACCGGGGATGTAATCTGTGTTCCAGCTTCAGATCGAACAGGTCGGCATCGGTGCCTATAAAGTGGCCGATGATGCTCAGGCTGTCGCCGCCGGCATAGCGGTTGGCGAAACGGCGGTGGCCGTAGACCCATTTCTGGTTCCCGGCGTATTCCAGCTTGACATCGGTATCGGGCAGGCCCAGCGGGTCGGCCAGATGGAACCCGGCCAGAAAGCCCAGCTTCTGGGGGGCCGGCGGATCCTGCTCGTACTGGACATCGTCCATCAGCAGTTCTCCGTAGACCTTGCACCCGTTGAAGGCGTTCCAGGCGGCATCGGCCGCCCACACCACGTTGTCGTCCTCCCGCTCGTTCCACTGGGTGCCGTAGAATGGAAGCAAGGGATTGATGTATACGGGGTCTATGTTCTTGGCCTTGTAGATCACCACTTCGGAAGCTCCCAGGTCCAGGCTTTTGAACAATCTGAAGGTGGCCCGGTGCCCGGAAAAGAAGCGCTGCTGCTCGGTGCCCAGTATCCCGGCGAAGGATTCCAGGCCGACCCGCTTATAATCAATTTTCAGGTTCAATGCGTCAAAGGCCGGAGCGTTGTCCGAGACCAGCAGGGTGCCCACCCGGCCCGGCCCCCACCAGTGCTGCTGCCGGCCCAGTGTGACGTAGAGCCAGGGCAGCTTGACCCGGAAATACGACCAGTCTATCACTAACTTTCCGCCCCGCCAGGCGGTCTGGGTGGCTGAGGTCTTCTCCACCTTGGCGTTCTCCTTTTCCACCAGGAAAGACAGCCTCTGATCAAAGATCATTGTCCCCTTGATGCTGCCGCCGAAATCCACCTGTCCGGTCAGCGAATAGCGGGGAGCGCCCAAATTACTGATCTCGTCCCTGGGCCAAAGCGCCCCGTCGGCATTGAATGCCAGGTTCTCGTCGCCCACGGATAACAGGTCCTTTTCCACCAGCCGGGGTTTTGTGGAATCGGCCAGGAACTCCTGGGAAAGCCTGTCCCAGTTGTATTGGTCAGCCGTTGAAAGGGTCACCTGGTTAGAGGAAATGACCTCCTTCATTTTACCCAATACAGCGGCGACCTGGCCGTAGCTATAGGGCCGGGTGGCCGGCAGCACCAGCCAGCCCCTGGCCTCGAACCGCTGCAGTACCGGGTAGGCCCAGTGCTTAAGGCTTAAGTCTTTGGAATCTTCGGCCCAAAGTGAGCCGAAGGACAATAGCAGGAACAGGGCAAAAATGGCTTTTTTCATTATATACCTTTAAGTGGTTTAACATTTAAAAATACCATATATAACCCCTTGTTTGCAAGAGATTTATTGAGAAAAAAGAAAAAATCGGACTGCAACCAGATCAGCCCGATTTATTAACGGTAAATATCATGTTTTTTAGCCTTTAGCCCGTTAAGAAGATCAATTCAGCTACACCTTCCCGAACCGTCTCTCCCTCTGCTGGTACTCCACCAGCGCCCGGTACAGGTCCTCTTCCCCGAAATCCGGCCACAAAACTTCGGTAAAATAATACTCGGCATAGGCCGCCTGCCAGATCAGGAAGTTGGAGAGCCGGCTCTCGCCCGAGGTCCTGATGATCAGGTCCGGGTCCGGCACCTCCGGATGATACAGGTATCTTTGGAACAGCTTCTCGTCTATCTTCTCGGCCTGCACCTTATGGGCGAATAGGTCGTGGGACATCTTTTTGACCGCGTCCACCAGTTCGGCCCGGCCGCCGTAGGAAAGGGCCAGGTTCAGCACCAGTCCCTTGTTGTTCCTGGTGCGGGCGATGGAGTCCTCCAGTATCTTGCGGGCGTTGGTTTCCAGGTCGGCGGTGCGGCCGGTGGTGATTATCTTCACCCCCTTGGCGTCCAGCTCGTCCACTTCTTTGACCAGATATTCCCGCAGGATCTTCATCAGCCCGGAGACCTCAGGCTTTGGCCGCAGCCAGTTCTCCACCGAGAAGGCGTAGAGCGTCAGGTACTTGATGCCGGTCTGGCCGCTGGTGTTGACTATGGTCTTGACCGACTTCATCCCGGCCCGGTGGCCGGCCAGCCGCGGCAGTCCGCGTTTCCTGGCCCAGCGCCCGTTGCCGTCCATGATCACCGCCACATGCGCCGGAAGGCTCTTCAGCTGATGGGTGGTGCCTGCGATGGTTATCTTCATAAATTATTATTACGATTATAAGCTCAATCTGCGGTAATCTGCGGATAAATATTCCCAAGTAGCCTGCAATGCATTAAGGCGCCTCCGCTTTAAAAGGGAGCGGGCTTTTCAACAAACGGACAAAGCCATGATCCCCAGGGGAAGCGCCTTAATAATCAAAGGCCGGAGCTCTTAAAATAACTTAGGTTTCCTTGATGGCGCTGACCGGGCAGGCGTCCACGCAGGCTCCGCACTCCACACAGTCGTCGGTTATCTCAAACTTGTCCTCACCTTCCACTATGGCGCCGTTGGGGCAGGAATCCACGCAGCTGCCACAGGCTACGCACTCGTCGCTGATCACAAAAGGCATTTTGCTTGTTCTCCTCGTTTGCGCTGTCTTATACTTCCATGATTTCTTTTTCTTTTTTCTTCAGCAGCTCCTCCAGCTGGGCGATGTGCTTGTCGGTCATCTCCTGCACCTTGTCGTGGGCAGTCTTGCTCTCGTCCTCCGAGATGTGCTTGTCCTTTTCCAGTTTCTTGATCTCTTCGTTGGACTCCCGGCGGATGTTGCGGATGGCCACCTTGCTTTCCTCGGCCATCTTTTTGACCACCTTCACCAGGTCGTGGCGCCGTTCCTCGGTCAAAGTGGGAATGGGCAGCCGGATCACCTTGCCGTCGTTGGCCGGGGTCAGGCCCAGGTCCGACTTGAGGATGGCCTTTTCGATCTCGCCCAGCACGCTTTTGTCCCAGGGCTGGATCAGAAGCAGCCTGGATTCGGGCACCGAGATCCCGGCCACCTGGTTCAGGGGGGTCAGGGCGCCGTAACATAATACTTTGATCCCTTCCAGCAGCGCCGGATTGGCACGCCCGGTGCGGATCCCGGAGAATTCGTTCTTTAGGACCTCGGCCGCCTTGTCCATTTTGTGTCCCAGATCCTGATAAACCTTCTGCAGCATATCATCACTCCTTAACTGTTGTTCCCAGGTTTTCTCCCATTAATATCTTTTTAAGGGTCCCGGGGTGGTTAAGATTGAATACTATGATGGGCATGGAATTTTCCCGGCATAACGAGACCGCGGTGGCATCCATCACCTTCAACTGGTCGGCCAGCACCTTTTCGTAGCTCAGGGAATCATAGCGCACGGCCTGCTTGTTCTTCATGGGATCGCAGTCGTAAACTCCGTCCACCTTGGTGCCCTTGAATATGGCCTGGGCCCCGATCTCCACCGCCCTCAGGGCGGCGGCGGTGTCGGTGGAAAAGTAGGGGTTGCCGGTGCCGGCCGCCATTATCACCACCCGGCCCTTGTCCAAATGGCGCAGGGCCCTCCGCCGGATGAAAGGCTCGGCGAATTTGGGCATGTCCACGGCGGTCATCACCCTGGTCTGGCATCCCAGATGCTCCAGCATGCTCTGCAGGGCCAGCGAATTGATGACGGTTCCCAGCATCCCGATGTTGTCGGCGGTCACCCGGGGGATGCTGTCGTTCTTCAGGCATCCGCCCCGCATCAGGTTGCCGCCCCCTATGACCACGCCCACCGATATTCCCAGCTCCCTTACCGAAAGGACCTCCCCGGCTATCCGTTCCACCGAGGGAATGTCCAGACCCTGGCCGGCCGCGCCGCCCAGGGTCTCTCCGGAAAGTTTCAGTAAGATCCTTTGATATTTAG comes from the bacterium genome and includes:
- a CDS encoding diguanylate cyclase; the encoded protein is MKKQKTNPLKIGLLIIAGALIAVAITGAFYRTNDPEPAAWPATPGILWAVILAAVYATLIWRTVSRESRQRWQLWTLLLLTAVTVMAVQQTGGLNSPWLFTYLLLTLLSLYRAEEKWQFLAPAVLLLTEGGSAWFHQMIPGPALYRLGGLLLFLASAFTVGRLLLKRSFSPAQNQEDEPEREAVAPSSELKHDLQSLASLMHASLGAKTAAFFRLDPSANYLKLAACRSYSAEIIKEAALDAQKGILGWVVKEKQALLYPVFSKDSKDLGYYAKSEPLKSLLAVPIIMENRVEGIAVADSEEENHFNESSKALLAGFAEEAARLMILHQSHSALGLEGERLKEWNRYLEQMANRLRVDEVIEIMGKLIPELVSCEHLVLLQAPESGDVCRVLLAEPAAAGFPAPGTELDISGTLCEQAVRILEWRKVDDFYRRSLGLFRFSREERQDHGFRSVLAAPLTYEGVCHYILVLESRKPYAFEAEAETLHILLSQFSLALRSAALYQEKEQMAIRDGLTGLANHRRFQDYLAETLAKSDGKPVGVALFDIDFFKKLNDNYGHPIGDAVLKEVAARLKANTSKYDFVARYGGEEFIAVWPGRTDKEAEVLAEGLRQAIGNEKFSTTAGELPVTVSLGVASYPQDSNNKPDLIKAADEALYAAKKAGRNRVVRYSAMPKA
- a CDS encoding isoprenyl transferase, which translates into the protein MKITIAGTTHQLKSLPAHVAVIMDGNGRWARKRGLPRLAGHRAGMKSVKTIVNTSGQTGIKYLTLYAFSVENWLRPKPEVSGLMKILREYLVKEVDELDAKGVKIITTGRTADLETNARKILEDSIARTRNNKGLVLNLALSYGGRAELVDAVKKMSHDLFAHKVQAEKIDEKLFQRYLYHPEVPDPDLIIRTSGESRLSNFLIWQAAYAEYYFTEVLWPDFGEEDLYRALVEYQQRERRFGKV
- a CDS encoding geranylgeranylglycerol-phosphate geranylgeranyltransferase, with translation MLNKITAAIKLSRPGNVAITGLSVLVGTSGYGIRAHAWDIVLAAVSAMLIASGGNSLNDYYDLEIDKVNRPQRPLPSGLLQPITAVYLGSAEIILGLALAYFIGIKPLALALAVSILLWLYAARGKRMGLAGNLAVALVCGLAFVYGGLTVDNIGISLFPAGFAFLMHLSREIIKDVQDRSGDLSQGARTLPITWGAERSLKLAAAVLMVLITLTPVPYLLGIYNIRYLLAVILGVDLMLAMMIMKLLTVPRDEDLARISFFMKIMMLVGIMAISLGL
- the pyrH gene encoding UMP kinase, which codes for MEKAPKYQRILLKLSGETLGGAAGQGLDIPSVERIAGEVLSVRELGISVGVVIGGGNLMRGGCLKNDSIPRVTADNIGMLGTVINSLALQSMLEHLGCQTRVMTAVDMPKFAEPFIRRRALRHLDKGRVVIMAAGTGNPYFSTDTAAALRAVEIGAQAIFKGTKVDGVYDCDPMKNKQAVRYDSLSYEKVLADQLKVMDATAVSLCRENSMPIIVFNLNHPGTLKKILMGENLGTTVKE
- a CDS encoding capsule assembly Wzi family protein, with translation MKKAIFALFLLLSFGSLWAEDSKDLSLKHWAYPVLQRFEARGWLVLPATRPYSYGQVAAVLGKMKEVISSNQVTLSTADQYNWDRLSQEFLADSTKPRLVEKDLLSVGDENLAFNADGALWPRDEISNLGAPRYSLTGQVDFGGSIKGTMIFDQRLSFLVEKENAKVEKTSATQTAWRGGKLVIDWSYFRVKLPWLYVTLGRQQHWWGPGRVGTLLVSDNAPAFDALNLKIDYKRVGLESFAGILGTEQQRFFSGHRATFRLFKSLDLGASEVVIYKAKNIDPVYINPLLPFYGTQWNEREDDNVVWAADAAWNAFNGCKVYGELLMDDVQYEQDPPAPQKLGFLAGFHLADPLGLPDTDVKLEYAGNQKWVYGHRRFANRYAGGDSLSIIGHFIGTDADLFDLKLEHRLHPRFNLGLEYTLERHGQGSISDSLIYGNQIIYVDGDPFTTGGVLGSDTVALSTGFLTGTIQRRDLGALYFSWQPWHWMVFDAKFWLAYTKDPGNLPGLGFNDRGAEISLKLDY
- the frr gene encoding ribosome recycling factor: MLQKVYQDLGHKMDKAAEVLKNEFSGIRTGRANPALLEGIKVLCYGALTPLNQVAGISVPESRLLLIQPWDKSVLGEIEKAILKSDLGLTPANDGKVIRLPIPTLTEERRHDLVKVVKKMAEESKVAIRNIRRESNEEIKKLEKDKHISEDESKTAHDKVQEMTDKHIAQLEELLKKKEKEIMEV
- a CDS encoding undecaprenyl-diphosphate phosphatase translates to MSIFQALILGLIQGLTEFLPVSSSGHLALAERLFGLSGDNLRFEVFVHLGTLLAVLVFFRLKVWKLIKSVFTGRMYYQKGWHFTDENLKLSLLLILATIPAAFIGYKFDDVIEQAFASPIAVSAFLLVTGTILFLTRFVKSHEGKINWWRALVIGLAQAVAILPGVSRSGSTIAAGIFTRMKQEKAAEFSFLLSIPIILGAGVVKLKDMLETGLPSSELLMITVGAIAAALSGYWAIKVMLHLVKKGRLEYFAYYCWAAGLAGLVWFALVK